The following are encoded together in the Capsulimonas corticalis genome:
- a CDS encoding PEP-CTERM sorting domain-containing protein (PEP-CTERM proteins occur, often in large numbers, in the proteomes of bacteria that also encode an exosortase, a predicted intramembrane cysteine proteinase. The presence of a PEP-CTERM domain at a protein's C-terminus predicts cleavage within the sorting domain, followed by covalent anchoring to some some component of the (usually Gram-negative) cell surface. Many PEP-CTERM proteins exhibit an unusual sequence composition that includes large numbers of potential glycosylation sites. Expression of one such protein has been shown restore the ability of a bacterium to form floc, a type of biofilm.): MRNRILRTLALGTVLGAWALGAAAHADITINFDDVYAGEVVNNTYSASKGVTFIGEGGAFYTDVQAIDTTSSSAPNSLDGSNGAVDILFDTTKYKSGIDKFSVDLVADPLGYGSSNASYGFYDKNGALLFSLDHVDQTFSHTLTVTGSGIQKVVLAGDAYYDNVNFHPVPEPGTVAAMIVGLAGLGALMLRRKRLS, translated from the coding sequence ATGCGTAACCGCATCCTGCGAACTCTGGCCTTGGGAACCGTGCTGGGCGCCTGGGCGCTCGGCGCGGCGGCCCACGCCGATATCACAATCAACTTCGACGACGTTTACGCCGGTGAAGTTGTGAACAATACCTATAGCGCGTCCAAGGGCGTCACGTTTATTGGCGAGGGCGGGGCGTTCTATACCGACGTGCAGGCCATCGACACGACGTCCAGCTCGGCTCCGAACTCGCTCGACGGCTCCAACGGCGCCGTTGACATCCTCTTCGACACAACGAAGTATAAATCGGGGATCGACAAGTTTTCCGTCGATCTCGTTGCGGATCCGCTCGGTTACGGAAGCTCCAACGCAAGCTACGGCTTCTATGACAAGAACGGCGCGCTGCTCTTCTCGCTCGACCATGTCGATCAGACGTTCAGCCATACCCTGACGGTGACCGGCAGCGGAATCCAGAAGGTCGTTCTCGCCGGCGACGCATACTACGATAATGTCAATTTCCACCCCGTCCCGGAACCGGGCACAGTCGCGGCGATGATCGTCGGACTGGCCGGCCTCGGCGCGCTGATGCTTCGCCGAAAGCGGCTTAGCTAA